GCCCTAAGTATGTAGTTCACTTACAATGTGCTGTTGATTTTAATTTATGGAATGGTGTGGAACTCGAAGGGATACCTGAGACCAGCGAAGATATTGTACCATTTAAAGTGGTGGGTGATAATCTGATACGTCATTTCATgcatgaaaaacatattttactgCTCTTGAAAGATTATGACATGGTTGGTGACGACTACGAGAGGGTACGATGTGAAGCATGCGTCTCACAGATCGGGTTATTTGGCCTAGTCTACAGTTGTCAGGAATGTCGTTTTTTTCTCCACGAAAAGTGTGCTCATCTTCCTATGAAGAAAAACCTTGTCTTTAACCCCACACCGTACATGTTGGAGTATCAAGGCAAGGCTGTATACTGTTACTTGTGTGGTTTATTCGAGACAAATCCTCTCATACCCCTATATCTTATAACACAATCTCAAAAGGacctttttgttcttttaattttataagtcaaacgaaaaatcataaaattaaaatggaaaagttaatattttttatttgatttatagaatttgataaaaatatttcaaaaatccaaaaatgttgttttccatattttcgaaaaaatcatcaaaatataattaaaaacgattttaaaatatttttttctgaatttgaaaggtatagaatttaaatatttgtctatGGGTTCACTAATCCATAAGGGggggttagggtttagttttgatGAGCGGAAAGGATTTGATTTGGAAGTTTGggttttgatcaaaaaaaaattatgaaaaaggggcATAAGAGATCAAATGAGCTCATAAGAGATTATCTCTATAGAAATAGGGGCATGAGAGTAGTTGGCTCGGTTTATTCTCTGGTGGTTTTAAGTACACATCGCAAGACCCTTTTGGGAATTATTCCTTTGTAGATGTACATTGTAGTTCCATTTCTGAGCCATTCGTCCATAATGCCCATTTGCATCCCTTATATTTTGTTGAAACAGTGGAGAACAGTCCTTGCGATGCATGTACAAGATTTCAAGATGGCTACGTTCTCAATTGTAGTGATTGTGACTTTGACTTGTGTTTGTATTGTGCTACTTTGCCAGAGAAGATATGGCATATAAGCGATGAGCACCCTCTCACTTTATATCATGGCGGAAAGAAGGCGACCGGCACAAACTGGTGCGAAGTTTGTGAGATGGAGTTAGATTCAAGTAAATGGTTCTTTACATGTTTTGGTTGTGGGGTCACTTTGCATGATAAATGCGTACTAGGAGACTTCTCACGTCTCACTCCAAACTATTCCGTTCCCTTTCGGGGAAAAGAATATTCAGTGATTCTTAACAATCAGAACAGTCGGCCATCTTGCAGAAGTTGCCACGATCGATGCAAGGCCCCAGTCATCTTACAAGTCAATGACGAACATAATGGATACATTTGCTCCAATTCTTGTTTATATAGGGTCttttaaaaccaaaaccaaaagattATAGCGAAAGAGAGGCTGGTTTGTTATTTATCAAAACGCAAGTTATGtaataatgtatttttcttttgttaatgtgtaaataataataaaatgattctCATTGTAAATAAATTCTTTTCAAGATTTCAGGAATCATTTCATCATTtcaaaaaatctatcaaataaaaacagaaaacaatTCAAAGAGAGGTAATCATCTAGTTACTCGAACATGTTTGGGAGAGGTCTCACGGCCATGAACGCATCCACCATCTGATAATTATCATTAGTTTTCTTTGTTAGTATTGTAacaatcaacaaaacaaaacaaaaccctGATTTATCATCAGTCTCTTAGTGAAATCGATGTATTTTTTTACCTCTTCAGTAACAGCAGCTCGAGCCATGCGGTGTCTTTCCACCATTCCTGTCAAAACTTCAGTGAGTCTCTTCTTTACTTCTCCCGTTAGCATTCTTCCTTCTCCATATTCCTTAAACAATGGATTTGCAATGTGTATTACACTTCTTATGTCAGATAACCCGATCATCTTATAACAAGCTAGTGGCGAGTGTAACGTAATTTTACCTTCTTTATGTGTTCAAGTTCAGCATCATCTTCTAAGAAGAAGCTAAGATACTTGACTGGTATATCCACCTGTGTAGAAGATAAAAATAGAAAGTCTGAAACTATGGTCATTGGATCACAATGCAAATTGAACATAGTTATTTATATGTTAGTACCTCAAGGTTTGCTCCAATTTCTCTGTGCTTCTCGATGGAGTCTTGCCCACCACTGAACGCATATCTGTTTATCTGTACATAATAAACACTTCAACGATCAACAagataatatgaaaaaaaatgtgCATTTACAACAAGGTTATTACCGAAATACAGAACTGGATTTTACCTTGTTTTTAATGTCTTTTGCAGTATCAGTTACGTAGATTGCCGAGTTTGGATCGCTTGCCGACATTTTTCCATTCTCTCCCTGCGGAAAAAAAGGTGACCAATGTCTCTATCACTCTCAGTAACAACTCTAGAAGGCTAATAAAGAAAGTACACTTGCCTGCAGAGCAGGGAAAAATGATGACTCAATCAGAGCAGGCTTGCTATAGCCTAACCGTGGTGCAACATCACGTGTCATCCTAAAATAAGGATCCtgaataatacaaaaaaaaaaattaaagattggTTATAAACACAAAAACAGCATAACACAATAATTCAAGACAATGgaactattttaataaaaaaaattggcgTTCTGCactttatatttaaaacaacaatgacacatgttttttttcattcgattataatttaacattcattcaaaaaaaagaatacatgAGAATTAGCACCGTTGTGAAAACAGCACACCTGATCAATTGCACAAGGAATCAAGCAACGGAGCTTGTCTTTGCCAGGGAACAAGTGTGGGAATGAGCTAGGAAACGATGGAACTGCCTGCAAATGCATGGAAAaacattttatcaaaatttatactaCACACCTCACAGGCCAATAGGAACAAAAAGACACACCTGGACAGGAGGGAAACTGAGTTTCCCAATATGATCTTCGCCAGAAAAGCCAAAGATTCCCATAGCCTAGCAAAGAAGTTGAATGACATGAAGCAAGTAACAAATCACACGAACCACATTGTTGCAGTCCAAGGAGATAGAGTTTAAAGTAACCTTATTAAGCGTAACGCACTTTGCAACCTTCACCATGTTCTTATAGAAAGCACTACACACATCATcagccagaaaaaaaaatatgtaaaaatgtaaacatcaaaaacaaaaaaggtgACTATCTTCTTTACTTACCCGCCAACATAGTCAAAGTCCGAGAAAATAAACGTCTTAGTGACATCAAACCCACAAGCAATGATATCTTTCGCGTTCTCTCTAGCGAGCCTTTGACTTTCCTCCACCGATAAGTTCTTCCACATGCACTTCTCATCGTCCGTGAGCTGTATAACGAGAGGAACCTTGAACGCTTCCTGCAAGTATCTACACAGAGAGTATAAAGAACAAAGCATTGACCTTTAAAAAGACAGAAGATGCAACCTTTACTTGGTAAACATGAAAGGAATCAAATGACCCAAATGCAAAGCCTCTGAAGAAGGTCCTCTCCCAGTGTAGAGATAGAACTTGTCTCCTCTCTCGTACGCATCCAAAACCAAATCGAAATCTCTGTTAACAACACTCAgccaaaaaaagaagttaactTTCTTCAAACCCATCAACTCAATTGAATAATTGAATCATCACGAACCTGTGTGCGAAGAAGACGCCGCGGCGGAGGAAGACGTGAGGTTGGCGAGAAGTGAGCCTCTCAACGCGATCGATTAGCGATTCGTCGAGTCTCTGGCATCCGAATTGGTCGATGAGCTTGTCGTAGTCGATTTTGCCGCCGTCTTTGGCGGAGACTTCCCATGGATTCACCACTTGCTCCGATGAATCAGACGCTATCTCCTCCTTCTTGTCAACCTCCATTGCGTCTGATTCAAAGGCGAATCCTTGATTAAGAAACGAAGCTAGAGAGAGCTATGGAGATTCCGGTGAAATGACGGCGGCGactgggaagaagaagaagaagaagaaaatgaggtttaaattattatatgtttattacAGTGTGGGAGTTATAATTTTACTTTATAGTCAATTGTGCTGTTAAGTTTTTAATCATCGGTAAGGACCATCTCCTTCCAAAAATCACAGTATCTTCCTAGGCAACTACGAGTCAACTCCATGGTATAAAGGACTATAAATGTATAGATGTATGTATAGAATccgttcggatcgggtatttcggtataaatgtatagaacccgttcggatatttctgTACTTGGGATCGAGtttgggtatttttagttcgggttcggttatttcggatcaagttcaaatatttagattttgaaaaaaaaacattaaaattttcatttctcaaaatttttatattttaaaatataacattcacttaactaatttttttttttaataaattgaatggttaatagattttgacataatattttaaaactaaaaaagacattaatttggttattgtttttatattttggatgtaactttttgttaattcttgaaataaaaagtttgacatacattttaaatgaatagcaaatcattttcttcGTAATTCTATGTATATCATATAAACTTCAAGTATGTgtaatatcaatataaatattttatataaaatgagagatgtaaactgaaaatatatggttaattatacatatgttcggttatcagttcggatattacccgtttggGTTCGGATATCTAATATCTCCTAATTTAATATCCGTtaggatattttgctacttcgatTTGGATTTCGATTCGAattttttggatcgggttcgggtgcagcttcggatatcgggttaagtgcccacccctaataACAGCAAACCTGAAGATGTATTATTCGAGATGGATATTCAGATAACCGATCGGTTCATGAAATTTAACTCTTTTTTGGTTGAATTTTATCGAGCGATCTGGGATGCTGGGCCTAAGTTGGGCCCAAAATGCCTATTATTTCAACAATTTTCGGATCTTTTTAGACGAAacagaaaaaaaggaaaacgaaGAGATGCTTTTTACATATCAGAAAGTCAAAATAGATTAAAGTCAAATCTAGATCCGACGGTCAATATTCCATCATCTATTCTCATTCTCAATGATATCTCCTGTCTAAAAAGAATCAAAAATCTGTAAAagctaataaaataataaaatccccaaagaaaaaaaaatcgaaaaatccctaattctctctctctctctctctctctagattttttctctctctaaaaaaaagaaaatggaaCCTCACGAAAGTCACCAGCAGCAACGTCTCAGCTCTCCTTACTTCCACCACCACCTGcaacaccaccaccaccatccaTCCACCGTCTCTTCCGCAAACGCCGTTCCACCTCCCAACAATGGTCTTTtcccgccgccgccgccgccgcagGCTAACGATGGCTCCTCCTCTCACGCCGTGTTTCCCCTCTCCTCGGCGGTAACGGCGCCGTCTGAGCCGTTAAAGAGGAAACGAGGCCGTCCGAGGAAGTACGTGACGCCGGAGCAAGCCCTGGAGGCCAAGAAAATGGCGTCCGCCGCGAGCAGTTCCTCTGCTaaggagaggagagagcaagcaGCCGGAGGTACTACGACGTCGTCTAGTCCCGGGTCATCGAAAAAATCTCACCTTGGCTCCGTTGGTGAGAACCCTCTTCGTGTTTCTCCTAATCTGATGCTTATTGattataaagtttcaatctttctATTGAATTTAGAGATTGGTAGAGAGGTTCTTGTTTTAGTAGACACTGTGAAATATTAGTAGAGAGGTTCTTGTTTGTGATCCTCTAGTGAAGTAAGAATCtttgagtttcagaataatttttttggttttgttttggttgCAGGTAAAACTGGGCAAAGCTTTACTCCACATATAGTTAACATAGCTCCTGGTGAGGTatgtcatgatattctttagtcaCTCTAGATTCTCTCTCCCTGTTATATATTTTCTGATTAGGATAATCTATAGCATTGTCTGTAAATCTACTGTCCAAGGATGCTAAAAGCTAATATAGGAAATATACtgccttttattttaattgatgtgAGTGCATAGAGGAATCTTTTAACGCTTTTGAAGTGTTCTCTGGTGACAGGATGTGGCTCAGAAGATTGTGATGTTTGCACAGCAAAGCAAGCATGAGCTATGCGTTCTTTCTGCGTCTGGCACCATCTCTACTGCTTCCTTGCGTCAGCCAGGAGGCAACATATCTTATGAggtgaattttcttttttttcttcctgaTCTTCTCTCTTCTGTGTGCTAGAGAAGAATTGAGTTATATATAACACAGTGTGCATGCTGTGGAagctaaatgattttttttttatttagactttCCTTTCTTTGAAGTTTGCATATAATAGTTTCGATTATTTATTTCAGGGTCAGTACGAGATTATCTCACTATCCGGATCATTTATCCGATCTGAACAAGGTGGTAAAACCGGTGGACTTTGCGTTTCTTTATCTAGATCTGATGGTCAGATCATCGGAGGAGCTGTTGGGACTCACTTGACAGCTGCTGGTCCGGTTCAGGTAAACTCCTCTTGTGTCTCATAGTTGCAACTTTCATCTGTGTTCATGTGTTCATGTGTTATATTAGTTAAGTTATGGCTTTAGATTGATCGCCTTAGGTTTGTGCAAAAACAGGTGATTCTTGGTACGTTCCAGCTTGATAGAAAAAAGGATGGTGTGAAAGGGGAAGCTTCTAACAGCGGAAGTCGGTTAACTTCTCCCTCTAGCACTGGACCTGGCCCGGGCCCTGGACCGTTGCTTGGTATGGGTTTCCGTACTGTTATGGAATCTCCTGGTAGAAATCCAATGAGGGGAAACGATGagcagcatcatcatcatcaacaatatcaacaaACCGGTATGGGTGGATCTCATCATTTCATGATGCAAGCGCCGCAGGGAATGCACATGACACATCCCCGGCCATCTGAATGGGGAGGAGGAGGCAGCAGTGGTCATGATGGTAGAGGTGGTGGCGGTGGGTATGATTTGTCAGGTAAAGAAAACCTCAAAACTTTCTTCTCAGACGTTTAAACTAATACTAAGTAATGGTAGAGATAAGAGTATTGAGGCAAGAAGCAAAGTtaaagctttcttctttgcaggaCGTATAGGACATGAGTCATGTGAGAATGGAGATGACGAGCAGCAAATGCCGGATTAGCTTCCAGAGACGTGTGTAGGGTTTAGATCCAAATTAGAAACTGAAGCCCTGAGCAAGAATCTGAACTGAGAGAGAGATATGACTTAAAAAGACAGAATCTTGTCTGAAGTGTTTTCATCAGAGAGATAATAGAAGTTGAGAGTGATGCTTTTTGTTCTTTCTTGGTTAACGGTGTAATAATATGTATAAACTCCACAGCCTTTTTTTTTCCTGCTTCTCTTTCATTtcattccttttcttttttcacTCTTTTCTTCTCCTAtgtttatatagtttgttattGTTTTGCTCACATGAAAAGAAAATGCTCTGTTATGAATACAAATACACTTCTTTTGTTTGCTTTATATTTCCTCAATATTTGACTAATCTTTTTCTACATTGAAGTTCATAGTAAATACTCCTGCTGCTTCgagttgttatatatttttaaaaaattatacatcttaataaaacatctcaaattttaattataaagatattgtttttGTAATTAACTATTTACCATAATTTTTACTCGATCACAGCTTTTAGTCAAGCACAGTACAAAAATCGCAATTAATTtctttgaaatttacaattaatACTCATTAGaaaatgcattgaaaatgtaaaaagtatatttaaaaaaaaatatttttagttattttatgtcaacttgtaatttttttttgtcaaccacttgtaattttttaaaaaaatctattttagggGAATTAACCTGTTAATGATGCATTTATGtgttcatgaaaaaaaaaaaccattttttctttattaagcAACTTTCTCCAGAAACCGCTTGAGCTCAAAGTCTGCTCCTTTTTGTCTTAAAAGACTTTGAACTGTTGCTGACTCAAGTCTGAAACTCCCGTTAAAAGATCAACCACGCCCCGACAAAACTCGGTTTCTCTTCCTCATCTGTTCTGTTTCTCCTCttctgtaagaaaaaaaaatttcagattt
The Brassica napus cultivar Da-Ae chromosome A1, Da-Ae, whole genome shotgun sequence DNA segment above includes these coding regions:
- the LOC125579879 gene encoding uncharacterized protein LOC125579879, with amino-acid sequence MDTTISPMYKLLSIHEHPLLPSAMFIVGKCDGCRRSIITLPILSILSCSLRWLQRKRVIDSFSYICLKCGFIVSVFCVGLPHIINTNRHDHRVAFMHHLGRKGAKCGVCRESLSQYYGAYSCSICPKYVVHLQCAVDFNLWNGVELEGIPETSEDIVPFKVVGDNLIRHFMHEKHILLLLKDYDMVGDDYERVRCEACVSQIGLFGLVYSCQECRFFLHEKCAHLPMKKNLVFNPTPYMLEYQGKAVYCYLCGLFETNPLIPLYLITQSQKDLFVLLIL
- the LOC106445274 gene encoding tryptophan--tRNA ligase, cytoplasmic-like → MEVDKKEEIASDSSEQVVNPWEVSAKDGGKIDYDKLIDQFGCQRLDESLIDRVERLTSRQPHVFLRRGVFFAHRDFDLVLDAYERGDKFYLYTGRGPSSEALHLGHLIPFMFTKYLQEAFKVPLVIQLTDDEKCMWKNLSVEESQRLARENAKDIIACGFDVTKTFIFSDFDYVGGAFYKNMVKVAKCVTLNKAMGIFGFSGEDHIGKLSFPPVQAVPSFPSSFPHLFPGKDKLRCLIPCAIDQDPYFRMTRDVAPRLGYSKPALIESSFFPALQGENGKMSASDPNSAIYVTDTAKDIKNKINRYAFSGGQDSIEKHREIGANLEVDIPVKYLSFFLEDDAELEHIKKEYGEGRMLTGEVKKRLTEVLTGMVERHRMARAAVTEEMVDAFMAVRPLPNMFE
- the LOC106445277 gene encoding AT-hook motif nuclear-localized protein 14 → MEPHESHQQQRLSSPYFHHHLQHHHHHPSTVSSANAVPPPNNGLFPPPPPPQANDGSSSHAVFPLSSAVTAPSEPLKRKRGRPRKYVTPEQALEAKKMASAASSSSAKERREQAAGGTTTSSSPGSSKKSHLGSVGKTGQSFTPHIVNIAPGEDVAQKIVMFAQQSKHELCVLSASGTISTASLRQPGGNISYEGQYEIISLSGSFIRSEQGGKTGGLCVSLSRSDGQIIGGAVGTHLTAAGPVQVILGTFQLDRKKDGVKGEASNSGSRLTSPSSTGPGPGPGPLLGMGFRTVMESPGRNPMRGNDEQHHHHQQYQQTGMGGSHHFMMQAPQGMHMTHPRPSEWGGGGSSGHDGRGGGGGYDLSGRIGHESCENGDDEQQMPD